A part of Microbacterium atlanticum genomic DNA contains:
- a CDS encoding LacI family DNA-binding transcriptional regulator: protein MTDAATRRHATIEDVAAAAGVSRAAVSKVLRNAYGVSDSMRERVTAAMTELQYRPRVAARAMRGRTFTIGIEIPDFGNQFFTRMLGGAMRGLAGTSYQLVIAPAEAGSREGLRAIEALIDRQVDGVIAVSPRVDQRELERIAASTPVVMFGRYDTSAEYDTVAGDDVRGTAAAMAHLFELGHTRIAHLTLPESDEDDASPHGVRLREYRAAMAAAGHSAHELVLRSDEGQNPAYEAVAAALRDGAGMTAVFAAHDELAIGALRAVAETGSDLSVVGYDDVPIAAHPALGLTTVHQPGDEMGARAVELLLERVAGRTEPVHEVFPPELRVRTSSRAPS from the coding sequence ATGACCGATGCTGCGACCCGGCGGCACGCGACGATCGAAGACGTCGCCGCCGCGGCCGGCGTCTCCCGCGCGGCGGTTTCGAAGGTGCTGCGCAATGCCTACGGCGTGAGCGACTCCATGCGTGAGCGCGTGACGGCCGCCATGACCGAACTGCAGTACCGCCCGCGTGTCGCGGCGCGCGCGATGCGAGGCCGTACATTCACGATCGGCATCGAGATCCCCGATTTCGGCAACCAGTTCTTCACGCGCATGCTCGGCGGCGCGATGCGGGGACTGGCAGGCACGTCGTACCAGTTGGTGATCGCGCCCGCTGAGGCGGGCTCGCGAGAGGGGCTGCGCGCGATCGAAGCGCTCATCGACCGGCAGGTCGATGGCGTCATCGCGGTGTCGCCCCGGGTGGATCAACGCGAACTCGAGCGGATCGCGGCCTCCACCCCGGTCGTGATGTTCGGACGCTACGACACCTCTGCCGAGTACGACACCGTGGCCGGTGACGACGTCCGCGGCACTGCCGCCGCTATGGCTCACCTGTTCGAGCTCGGCCACACCCGCATCGCGCATCTCACGCTGCCTGAGTCCGACGAGGACGATGCGTCACCGCACGGGGTCCGACTGCGGGAGTACCGGGCCGCGATGGCGGCTGCGGGCCATTCCGCGCACGAGTTGGTCCTGCGCTCCGACGAGGGCCAGAATCCGGCCTACGAGGCGGTCGCAGCCGCCCTGCGCGACGGTGCCGGAATGACCGCCGTGTTCGCGGCGCACGACGAGCTCGCGATCGGAGCGCTGCGGGCGGTAGCCGAGACCGGGTCAGACCTGTCCGTCGTCGGTTACGACGACGTCCCGATCGCCGCACACCCGGCCCTGGGATTGACGACCGTGCACCAGCCGGGTGACGAGATGGGCGCGCGCGCCGTCGAACTGCTGCTCGAGCGCGTCGCCGGCCGGACCGAACCCGTCCATGAGGTGTTCCCACCCGAGCTGCGAGTGCGCACTTCGAGCCGCGCGCCGTCCTGA
- a CDS encoding beta-glucosidase family protein: MDASKSADARAEALLEASTQHQKYRWLVEQPAVSPTRTDWQPGRPGEAPVVYPVQVECTPTIVYTDGPEAVRAPGVTDFPAQIALASTWNLELAYEKGVAQADESFAKRRNVILAPGIGNGRTPLAGRTPEYFGEDPLVNGLFAGAHAEGIEADGKVLSDLKHYLANEQELDRQTSSSNISERALRELYSLPYEIAVDEGSPESVMCAFNQVNGVYICESPIMQSLLKDDHGFDGFIMSDFGSVHSTTASLMNGLDQELNRPIWFTPEKLDAALAAGEITQERIDEAAFRVVRSYIRGGLFDNPLPAEAAVEASTPAHEATAKRIAEDGSVLLKNDGVLPLEAEAGQTIALFGPTASTTPTTVGSFPVSAVSVCSLTLQRNPTAAPRNTLPCEDVVSAETAITARAAEDGASVTWNNGQDIAAAAAQAAEADIAIVFGYQRMGEFSDLTDLRLQGNGDALITAVQAANPNTVVVLQTGSAVEMPWLDGVEAVLENWYGGEQQGPAIASLLFGDVAPSGKLPMTFPKSLADTPTNTPEQYPGVFSDGSTTRPAGSNEIRQVEYSEDLAIGYKWYQEEGIEPLFAFGHGLTYTTFAYDRVQVTPKSTNGAKEIRIQFKVTNTGDRTGTEIAQAYVTLPDSADAPGSRLVGWESVTLEPGEHRNVTITLSADELAEQHLLEHWDEGADDWVSAKGTYGVAVGGSSEAPIATQFTIK; the protein is encoded by the coding sequence ATGGATGCCTCGAAATCGGCGGACGCCCGCGCGGAAGCCCTGCTCGAGGCCAGCACGCAGCACCAGAAGTATCGCTGGCTGGTGGAACAGCCCGCTGTGTCGCCGACGCGGACGGATTGGCAGCCCGGCCGCCCAGGAGAGGCGCCGGTCGTGTACCCGGTGCAGGTCGAGTGCACCCCGACGATCGTCTACACGGATGGGCCCGAGGCGGTGCGGGCCCCGGGTGTCACGGACTTCCCGGCGCAGATCGCCTTGGCGTCGACCTGGAATCTCGAGCTTGCGTACGAGAAGGGCGTGGCCCAGGCGGACGAGTCGTTCGCGAAGCGCCGCAACGTCATTCTCGCCCCCGGGATCGGCAACGGCCGCACTCCGCTCGCCGGACGGACGCCGGAGTACTTCGGTGAGGACCCTCTCGTGAACGGCCTGTTCGCCGGTGCCCACGCGGAGGGCATCGAGGCGGACGGCAAGGTGCTGTCCGACCTCAAGCACTACCTGGCGAACGAGCAGGAGCTGGATCGGCAGACCAGTTCGTCGAACATCAGCGAGCGCGCCCTGCGCGAGCTGTACAGCCTGCCCTATGAGATCGCGGTCGACGAAGGCAGCCCCGAGAGCGTGATGTGCGCCTTCAACCAGGTCAACGGCGTGTACATCTGCGAGAGCCCGATCATGCAGAGCTTGCTGAAGGACGACCACGGCTTCGACGGCTTCATCATGTCGGACTTCGGATCGGTGCACTCGACGACCGCATCGCTCATGAATGGTCTCGACCAGGAGCTCAATCGGCCGATCTGGTTCACGCCCGAGAAGCTCGACGCCGCTCTCGCCGCGGGTGAGATCACGCAGGAGCGCATCGACGAAGCGGCCTTCCGGGTCGTGCGGTCGTATATCCGAGGAGGGTTGTTCGACAACCCGCTGCCAGCGGAGGCCGCTGTCGAAGCATCCACTCCCGCCCATGAGGCGACCGCGAAGAGGATCGCCGAGGACGGCAGCGTGCTCCTGAAGAACGACGGCGTGCTGCCGCTCGAAGCGGAGGCCGGCCAGACGATCGCGCTCTTCGGTCCCACCGCATCGACGACCCCGACGACGGTCGGCAGCTTCCCGGTCAGCGCCGTCTCGGTGTGCAGCCTCACGCTGCAGCGCAACCCGACGGCCGCTCCGCGCAACACGCTGCCGTGCGAGGACGTCGTCTCGGCGGAGACGGCGATCACCGCACGGGCAGCCGAGGACGGCGCCTCGGTTACGTGGAACAACGGCCAGGACATCGCCGCAGCCGCGGCGCAGGCCGCGGAGGCCGACATCGCGATCGTGTTCGGATACCAGCGGATGGGCGAGTTCAGCGACCTGACCGACCTGCGACTGCAGGGCAACGGCGATGCGCTCATCACGGCGGTCCAGGCAGCCAACCCCAACACCGTCGTGGTGCTGCAGACCGGCAGTGCGGTGGAGATGCCCTGGCTCGATGGGGTCGAGGCTGTGCTGGAGAACTGGTACGGCGGCGAGCAGCAGGGCCCGGCGATCGCGTCGCTGCTGTTCGGCGACGTCGCACCGTCGGGCAAGCTGCCGATGACGTTCCCGAAGTCGCTCGCTGACACTCCGACGAACACTCCCGAGCAGTACCCCGGCGTCTTCTCCGACGGGTCGACCACCCGCCCGGCGGGCTCGAACGAGATCCGTCAGGTGGAGTACAGCGAGGACCTCGCGATCGGCTACAAGTGGTACCAAGAAGAGGGCATCGAGCCGCTGTTCGCCTTCGGCCACGGTCTCACGTACACGACGTTCGCCTACGACCGGGTGCAGGTCACCCCGAAGTCGACGAACGGCGCCAAGGAGATCCGCATACAGTTCAAGGTCACCAACACCGGCGACCGCACGGGCACCGAGATCGCGCAGGCGTACGTGACGCTTCCGGACTCGGCCGATGCCCCCGGCTCGCGACTGGTCGGATGGGAGTCGGTGACCCTCGAGCCGGGTGAGCACCGCAACGTGACCATCACCCTGTCGGCCGACGAACTCGCCGAGCAGCACCTGCTCGAGCACTGGGACGAGGGCGCCGACGATTGGGTGTCCGCGAAGGGCACCTACGGCGTCGCCGTAGGCGGCTCATCCGAGGCGCCTATCGCGACGCAGTTCACCATCAAGTAA
- a CDS encoding Dabb family protein, whose translation MTVTHIVLIEWKTDDPTRRESVQAAIGRLPEQIPEIQQLRLGESNSPEALEQGYDYGFVMSFETRADRDAYLSHPAHLPVAQLIGSSAKRVLVFDV comes from the coding sequence ATGACCGTCACTCACATCGTGCTGATCGAGTGGAAGACGGATGACCCGACCCGACGCGAATCGGTGCAGGCGGCAATCGGACGCCTGCCCGAACAGATCCCTGAGATCCAACAGTTGCGATTGGGTGAGAGCAACAGCCCCGAGGCGCTGGAGCAAGGGTACGACTACGGGTTCGTGATGTCCTTCGAGACCCGGGCGGACCGTGATGCCTACCTCTCTCACCCAGCGCACCTGCCGGTGGCACAGCTCATCGGGTCTTCGGCCAAGCGGGTGCTGGTCTTTGACGTCTGA
- a CDS encoding LacI family DNA-binding transcriptional regulator: MSVSVKDVAALAQVSVGTVSNVLNRPGKVSAATVQRVQAAIDELGFVRNDAARQLRAGRSRSIGLVVLDVGNPFFTDVARGAERRAAESDLSILLGNSDDDESRETGYLDLFEEQRVQGVLITPVHDVSARLVRLRSRGIPAVLVDRPSDSGEFSSVAVDDVAGGYLAVRHLLDTGRRRIAFVGGPLTTRQVTDRLAGARRAIGENPDASLDVIETTALTVLEGRAAGERLRGREPGDRPDAVFAANDLLAVGVLQALVMLGSISVPDDVAIIGYDDIDFASAAVVPLSSIRQPSELIGRRAVDLLLAAVDGADSAQQIVFQPELIVRSSTRAR; encoded by the coding sequence ATGTCGGTAAGCGTCAAGGATGTCGCGGCGCTCGCGCAGGTCTCGGTGGGCACGGTGTCCAACGTGCTCAACCGACCCGGCAAGGTGTCAGCGGCGACCGTGCAGCGCGTGCAGGCGGCCATCGACGAGCTGGGATTCGTCCGCAACGACGCCGCGCGCCAGTTGCGGGCAGGGCGAAGTCGCAGCATCGGCCTTGTGGTGCTGGACGTCGGCAACCCGTTCTTCACCGACGTCGCCCGAGGCGCCGAGCGTCGCGCCGCTGAGAGCGACCTCTCGATCCTGCTCGGCAACAGCGACGACGACGAGTCGCGCGAGACGGGGTACCTCGACCTTTTCGAAGAGCAGCGGGTGCAGGGCGTCCTCATCACGCCGGTGCACGATGTCTCGGCACGGCTGGTGCGCCTTCGTTCCCGCGGCATCCCGGCCGTCCTGGTCGACCGCCCCAGTGACAGCGGCGAATTCTCATCGGTCGCTGTCGACGACGTCGCCGGCGGCTACCTCGCGGTGCGCCATCTGCTCGACACCGGCCGGCGCCGCATCGCCTTCGTCGGCGGACCGCTGACGACGCGGCAAGTCACGGACCGGCTCGCCGGTGCGCGTCGAGCGATTGGTGAAAACCCGGATGCCTCCCTCGACGTGATCGAGACAACCGCTCTGACCGTGCTCGAGGGTCGTGCTGCGGGCGAACGTCTGCGCGGGCGCGAGCCCGGGGACCGCCCCGACGCTGTCTTCGCCGCGAACGACCTGCTCGCTGTCGGCGTGCTCCAGGCACTGGTGATGCTCGGTTCCATCTCCGTTCCGGACGACGTCGCGATCATCGGTTACGACGACATCGACTTCGCCTCGGCCGCCGTCGTCCCCCTGTCATCGATCAGACAGCCCAGCGAACTCATCGGCCGACGAGCGGTGGACCTGCTCCTCGCCGCGGTGGACGGGGCCGACTCTGCGCAGCAGATCGTCTTCCAGCCCGAGTTGATCGTGCGATCTTCGACGAGAGCTCGCTAG
- the rhaI gene encoding L-rhamnose isomerase, with product MLTPDHLEQLAGQGIELPSWAFGNSGTRFRVFTTPGTPRDPFEKIADAAKVNEFTALAPSVALHIPWDKVDSYDDLRRHAEDLGVKLGTINSNTFQDEDYKFGALTHADDAIRQKAIDHHFECIDIMHATGSRDLKIWLAEGSNYPGQNDMRARQDRLADSLEQIYARLSDEQRLVLEYKFFEPAFYHTDVPDWGTSYAQVAALGDRAMVCLDTGHHAPGTNIEFIVMQLLRLGKLGSFDFNSRFYADDDLIVGAADPFQLFRILFEVIRGGGLNNPDVAFMLDQCHNIEDKIPGQIRSVLNVQEMTARALLVDRDALAAAQAANDVLGAQAVFMDAFYTDVRPALAEWRESRGLPADPMAAYAASGYQQQIAADRVGGTQAGWGA from the coding sequence ATGCTTACCCCTGACCACCTCGAGCAACTGGCGGGCCAGGGCATCGAGCTTCCTTCGTGGGCCTTCGGCAACTCGGGCACTCGATTCCGGGTGTTCACGACGCCGGGCACACCGAGGGACCCGTTCGAGAAGATCGCGGATGCTGCGAAGGTGAACGAGTTCACCGCCCTCGCGCCGAGCGTCGCGCTGCACATCCCGTGGGACAAGGTTGACTCCTACGACGACCTGCGCCGCCATGCGGAAGACCTCGGGGTGAAGCTGGGCACGATCAACTCCAACACCTTCCAGGATGAGGACTACAAGTTCGGCGCCCTCACCCACGCCGACGATGCGATCCGGCAGAAGGCGATCGACCATCACTTCGAGTGCATCGACATCATGCACGCCACCGGCTCGCGCGACCTCAAGATCTGGCTCGCCGAGGGCTCGAACTATCCGGGTCAGAACGACATGCGCGCGCGCCAGGATCGACTGGCCGACTCGCTGGAGCAGATCTACGCGCGCCTCTCCGACGAGCAGCGCCTGGTGCTGGAGTACAAGTTCTTCGAGCCGGCGTTCTACCACACCGACGTTCCGGACTGGGGAACCTCGTACGCGCAGGTGGCCGCTCTCGGCGACCGGGCGATGGTGTGTCTCGACACCGGCCATCACGCGCCTGGGACGAACATCGAGTTCATCGTGATGCAGCTGCTGCGGCTCGGGAAGCTCGGCTCGTTCGACTTCAACTCCCGCTTCTACGCCGACGACGACCTCATCGTAGGGGCGGCCGACCCGTTCCAGCTGTTCCGCATCCTGTTCGAGGTCATCCGCGGCGGCGGCCTGAACAACCCCGACGTCGCGTTCATGCTCGACCAGTGCCACAACATCGAGGACAAGATCCCCGGACAGATCCGCTCGGTGCTCAACGTGCAGGAGATGACGGCACGCGCGCTGCTCGTCGACCGCGACGCCCTCGCCGCGGCCCAGGCCGCCAACGACGTGCTCGGCGCGCAGGCCGTGTTCATGGACGCGTTCTACACCGACGTGCGCCCCGCCCTCGCCGAATGGCGCGAATCGCGCGGCCTGCCCGCCGACCCGATGGCCGCGTATGCGGCCTCCGGCTACCAGCAGCAGATCGCGGCCGACCGCGTCGGCGGCACCCAGGCCGGCTGGGGCGCGTAA
- a CDS encoding bifunctional aldolase/short-chain dehydrogenase gives MTNQAAADLIARSNRLGADPKNTNYAGGNTSAKGTETDPVTGEPVELLWVKGSGGDLGTLKEAGLAVLRLDRMRALVNVYPGVDREDEMVAAFDYCLHGKGGAAPSIDTAMHGLVDAAHVDHLHPDSGIAIATAADGEVLTGKIFGDKVVWVPWRRPGFQLGLDIADIKAKNPQAIGCILGGHGITAWGDTSDEAEAHSLWIIETAQSYLDEHSKSAPFGGVRAGFQALPEAERRAKAAALAPTIRGLASTDKPMVGHFTDSAVVLDFLASEKAPALAALGTSCPDHFLRTKVKPLILDLPADAEVEASIARLKELHEEYRADYQAYYDAHATAESPAIRGADPLIVLIPGVGMFSYGANKQTARVAGEFYVNAINVMRGAESVSTYTPISDAEKFRIEYWALEEAKLQRMPKPKTHQGRIAFVTGAASGIGKAIATRLAAEGACVVVADLDLEKAQAAAAELGGTDVAIGVAANVADAEGVQAAIDATVLAFGGIDLVVNNAGLSLSKPLLETTEKDWDLQHDVMAKGSFLVAKAAAKALIAQRMGGDVIYISSKNSVFAGPNNIAYSATKADQAHQVRLLAVELGEHGVRVNGINPDGVVRGSGIFAAGWGANRAATYGVKEEDLGQFYANRTILKREVVPENVADAVYVLTGPELSRTTGLHIPVDSGVAAAFLR, from the coding sequence ATGACCAACCAGGCAGCAGCCGACCTCATCGCGCGGTCCAACCGCCTCGGCGCCGACCCGAAGAACACCAACTACGCCGGTGGCAACACGTCGGCAAAGGGCACCGAGACCGACCCGGTCACGGGGGAGCCCGTCGAGCTGCTGTGGGTCAAGGGCTCGGGAGGCGACCTCGGCACCCTGAAGGAGGCGGGCCTCGCGGTGCTGCGCCTGGACCGCATGCGTGCGCTCGTGAACGTATACCCCGGCGTCGATCGCGAGGACGAGATGGTCGCGGCGTTCGACTACTGCCTGCACGGCAAGGGCGGCGCCGCTCCCTCGATCGACACGGCGATGCACGGGCTGGTGGATGCGGCGCACGTCGACCACCTGCATCCCGACTCGGGCATCGCGATCGCGACCGCCGCCGACGGCGAGGTGCTCACCGGGAAGATCTTCGGCGACAAGGTCGTGTGGGTGCCGTGGCGTCGCCCGGGGTTCCAGCTCGGCCTGGACATCGCCGACATCAAGGCGAAGAACCCGCAGGCGATCGGGTGCATCCTGGGCGGTCACGGCATCACCGCGTGGGGCGACACGTCGGATGAGGCCGAGGCGCACTCGCTGTGGATCATCGAGACCGCGCAGTCCTACCTCGACGAGCACAGCAAGTCCGCCCCGTTCGGCGGCGTGCGCGCCGGCTTCCAGGCCCTCCCCGAGGCCGAGCGTCGCGCGAAGGCGGCCGCTCTCGCCCCGACGATCCGCGGCCTGGCGTCGACGGACAAGCCGATGGTCGGTCACTTCACCGACTCGGCTGTGGTGCTCGACTTCCTCGCGTCGGAGAAGGCGCCCGCTCTGGCCGCGCTGGGCACGAGCTGCCCCGACCACTTCCTGCGCACCAAGGTCAAGCCGCTGATCCTCGACCTTCCCGCAGACGCCGAGGTCGAGGCATCCATCGCCCGCCTGAAAGAGCTGCACGAGGAGTACCGCGCGGACTACCAGGCGTACTACGACGCCCACGCCACCGCCGAGTCGCCCGCGATCCGCGGCGCCGACCCGCTCATCGTGCTCATCCCAGGCGTGGGCATGTTCAGCTACGGCGCGAACAAGCAGACCGCCCGGGTCGCGGGGGAGTTCTACGTCAACGCCATCAACGTGATGCGCGGCGCCGAGTCGGTCTCCACCTACACGCCGATCTCGGACGCGGAGAAGTTCCGCATCGAGTACTGGGCGCTCGAAGAGGCCAAGCTGCAGCGGATGCCGAAGCCGAAGACGCATCAGGGCCGCATCGCGTTCGTCACCGGCGCCGCGTCGGGCATCGGCAAGGCCATCGCGACCCGCCTGGCCGCCGAGGGCGCGTGCGTCGTGGTCGCCGACCTCGATCTCGAGAAGGCGCAGGCCGCCGCCGCCGAGCTCGGTGGCACCGACGTCGCGATCGGCGTCGCGGCGAACGTCGCCGACGCCGAGGGCGTGCAGGCCGCGATCGACGCGACCGTGCTCGCGTTCGGCGGTATCGACCTCGTCGTGAACAACGCCGGCCTGTCGCTGTCCAAGCCGCTGCTGGAGACCACCGAGAAGGATTGGGATCTGCAGCACGACGTCATGGCGAAGGGCTCGTTCCTCGTCGCCAAGGCCGCCGCGAAGGCCCTCATCGCGCAGAGGATGGGCGGCGACGTGATCTACATCTCGTCGAAGAACTCCGTCTTCGCCGGCCCGAACAACATCGCCTACTCGGCCACCAAGGCCGACCAGGCCCACCAGGTGCGGCTGCTCGCGGTCGAACTCGGCGAGCACGGTGTGCGCGTGAACGGCATCAACCCCGACGGCGTCGTGCGCGGCTCGGGCATCTTCGCCGCCGGCTGGGGCGCCAACCGCGCCGCGACCTACGGGGTCAAGGAAGAGGACCTGGGCCAGTTCTACGCGAACCGCACCATCCTCAAGCGCGAAGTGGTGCCCGAGAACGTCGCCGACGCGGTGTACGTGCTCACCGGACCCGAGCTGAGCCGGACCACGGGCCTGCACATCCCCGTCGACTCCGGCGTCGCGGCAGCGTTCCTGCGATGA